Within the Butyrivibrio sp. AE3004 genome, the region CAAGATACCTGCTGCCGTAGTCCACATTTAAATATGCCGTATTATATATATCGTCCTTTTTATGGGTTCTCTTAAATGTAGTCCCGGTATCGTCCAATTCATCCTGTTTTCCGTAGTCTATCCGCAGGGTATTTTCCGGCCTTATCACATCCCTGGTCCGTAAGTATCCGAGTTCTATGGATAAATTTTCAATTTTCCCGTAGCACTTTGCTTCCTCTCTTGTAACATCATGTGAGTATAGTGCATATAAAAAATCCAGAATTTTCCTACCCTTTATATCCTCTGCTATATCTTCGGGGTTATCAGTCATTATCTTACCGGTAAGGTAGAGACTGTCCATAGTCCCCTTTGTGGAAACGTAAATCTCCTCTCTGTCATTACCCGTAATGCTCCCGGGGGCCGCTCCAAGTCCGCTGTAGCCGCTCTGGTAAACAGAGCCCTCCCCAAGTCCCGACAGATAATATCCCGTATTTTCCGCAAGGGTCTCAAAGCCATCCTGAATTCTGTATCCTATTCTTGATACAAAGCTCCAATCTATCGGATTATCGCTGACAGGGATGAAGTAAACAGGTATTTCCAGAAGAATAAAGAACACAAGCCACCTGTATCTGATAAATATGCTGCTATTTCCCTGTGTGATCAGACTAAATCTCCACAGCATAACAAGCGTAAGTACCAGTGCCATTGCGATAGCAAGCTTAAAGACCTGATATCCGTATACGCTTTGCCATACAATAAACGCATCCTCTGCAATTATCAAAGCTGCAATGAGGATCTTGATCCTTGAAAGTGCATGCAGTACAAGGTAAGCTACCAGTGCTGCTGCCACAATAGTTCCTATCGCTCCGAGCATTGACTTTCCGGTCTCTTCATAGTAAGCCGCATCCATCATCGGCAGCTCATGGAAAAACATGAAAAGCAATCCGGTTATTACTATCTGGGCACCTATGATGAACCCGTCCCCTACGCTAAGTCTTCCGAGAAGAAGCATTACCTCAAAAAGACAATAACTGCCAAGCAGAATCCCACCAAATGCAGGATTCCACAAAAGAACTGCTGTGGCAAAAAGCAGTATCCTAGTTATTGCCGTTTCTGATTTCCAGAAAATGTTCTGTTCCGTATTCACTTTCTCTGACTGTGATAATGATACTGTCCTGCTCATTTTCCGCCATGCTCTCGCTTTCTTTTGCAAGCTTTTCCATATCACTTTCCCTGTTATAAAAAGGGCCCTTTGCTATATCTTCATAGAATTCCGAAAAGCTGCCAAGTGATGCAACCTGTATGTTTTTCAGTTCACCTCTTGGGTACAGAATCTGTATGCTCTCGCCTTTTTGTGCGTAGTAGTAAGCTGCAGAAACTGCAAATTCCAAAAAGTAATCTCTTCTTTTTATAAATTCAGGGTCGCTGTTTCCGGAAGCTTTGTTCTCCGCTATGAGCACCAGTGCTATTTTCCGAAGTTCCAGTGTATCCGGCGTTCTGCTTATCAGTTCTCCCGCAGCTGCGCTGGCTTTCCAGTGAATGCTTTTTATAGGATCCCCCTCTCTGTATGGCCTGAATTCATTGCCGGGGATTGGCTCTTTTAACACAAGACTTCTTATCCTGCTGCTGTTTTTTAGATTTTCAAAATCAAGAACCTTGTTCGCCATATCCGTGATCATCGGCATAACTGTCACTCTGTAAGGAGCAGGAACCTGAAAAACAGCGCCAAAAATTCCGAAGGGGTCCTGAAAACATGCGCTTATCAGTCCTACATTGTAGGTTCCCGCATACTTGCAGCACACGTTTCCATTAATGACAACTCTCTCATTTGGCGTGAGGTTAACGACCTTTTCTGCTTTTAAAAGCGTTGTTGCAAGAACTTCCTCTGTTAATAGTCCCGCATCATTTATTCTGAAAAAACCTGCATCCTCAATAGTAAGGGAATACGGTTGTTCCTCATTTTTCATAACACGCCTTGAAGGGAGTTCCTGATATACCTGGAAAAAATGATTGCTTACAAGAATGTAAACAGCCGAGATGGGCAGATAGAAAAGCATACTGAAAAGGCACATATACGGAAGCGCACCTCCCATATATGATGCCCATACTATAGCTGCTATTAAGATTAAAAGAAAAACAATCAACCTTTTATAATTGATTTTCATTACAGCACCGTAAAGATATGTTCTTTAAAAGTTATATTCTTCAATATATAGTTCACTGCTTAACATTAAATATATTGCTAAATATCGCTTATTATATTTCAATTATTTACTATGATGCAGGATGATAATTCAATGTCTGAATTTATTACTGTGGAACAGGATGATTATTCAATATCTGCAGCATCACAGTCTCCTGCGTCATTTTGTTCATCCTCGCCTCCGCCGATAATATCAGTCTGTGTGGAAGCACATCCTTCGCAGTCTCTAAAATATCAAGCGGTACGCAGTAGTCCCTGTCATCAATGTATGCCCTTGCCTGAGATGCTCTTAGAAGATCAAGAAGTGCCCTGGGACTTGCACCACATTTTACGCTGTGATGTTTTCTTGTTTCCTCGACAACGCTGACCGCATAATCAACAAGGTCCTTATGGATTTCCACTTTCGATACTTCTTCCCTCATCGAAATGATGTCTTCCGCTGAAAGCACAGCCTCAGTTTTTTGATGAAGAACACCCTGCAAAAAATCATCGGCTATCTGTACAGAGCTTTCCTTTGAAGGGTATCCCACAGAGAGCTTCATCATGAATCTGTCAAGCTGGGCCTCCGGCAAAGGGTAGGTTCCCGTCATCTCCATGGGGTTCTGGGTTCCTATTACAATAAATGGTTCCGGGATCGGAATGGTATTTCCGTCTATGGTAACCTGTCTCTCCTCCATGGCTTCAAGAAGCGACGCCTGCGTCTTTGGTGATGTGCGGTTAATCTCATCCGCAAGAACTATCTGATTTACAATTGGGCCCGGAAGGACTTCAAATTCTCCCTTATCCATATGATAAACAGAAAGTCCTGTTATGTCGGAAGGCATAGTATCAGGTGTACACTGTATCCTTGAAAAACTGCAGGAAAGTGAATCAGCAAGTGCCCTTGCAAGTGATGTTTTCCCGACTCCCGGCACATCCTCCAAAAGTACGTGACCTCCTGCTAGAAGAACCGTTATAACCTTCCTTATAACATCGTCCTTACCGATGAGGCGCTTTTTCATGTTGTCAGATAAAGCTGTTATTTTGTCCATTTTCTCCCCAAATATCCCCCAAAACTTATTTGACACAATTGTTTTTATCTCTGTTTTATGACTTACCGAACTATAATAAAGCTAAATCGAGCTACCATATTATAATATCATAATTCCAGAAAATAAACGTAATAATATAAAAAAGCATACCATAAATTGTTCTAATTTTTCCCGTATTTCCCCTTTCACCATACAACTGCAAATTCAAATACCATACTCGTTTTCTAAACAATTTATAAACTTGCCAAATTAAAGTGTTCAAAATGATATAATTATTCTATACATTAAACCGATAGTACATCGTTTGTTTTATCAGACCTTCATCCCCAACTATTTAAAGAGGAGCAGGGTTACCGTCTGAACGATGTGCTAGATTTCGATTTATCTCGGAGGAAAAAAAGCTTATGATGAGGAGAGTATTAAAAACAGTATCAACTATCGCAGTAGCAATGGCTTTAACCTTTACAGGCACAGCGCCTCTTGGCATTCCGGGTTATGTGTCCGTTGTAAATGCCGAATCAGGCACCCGTGTGGTAAAGGCTGCAAATGTGGACGGAGATTATTCTGTCACAAATGGCGTAGGCCTAAATTCCGATGCCGACGGAACAGCCAAGCTATCCACAATAACCGATGGCGACAAGGCCTTATTTAAAGGTGTTGAATTTGGTCCTGAAGGAACAGCCGTAACAGGCATAACTTTCAAGTATTCAAAGCCAAGCACAGATTCCGTAAAAATATCAATAACCTTAGATAGTGAAAACGGCACAAAATTTGGTGAATGGCAGATGTCAAAGAGCACAAAGAGTCTGTCAGAAGCTGTTGAGGAAACCTTCAAAGCCGGTTTTAACAAAAAGGATATAACAGGTAAACATGATCTGTATCTGACCTTTTCCTGCTCCAATAAATCGACTTCCATCTATTCAGCAATAGATTT harbors:
- a CDS encoding DUF58 domain-containing protein; this translates as MKINYKRLIVFLLILIAAIVWASYMGGALPYMCLFSMLFYLPISAVYILVSNHFFQVYQELPSRRVMKNEEQPYSLTIEDAGFFRINDAGLLTEEVLATTLLKAEKVVNLTPNERVVINGNVCCKYAGTYNVGLISACFQDPFGIFGAVFQVPAPYRVTVMPMITDMANKVLDFENLKNSSRIRSLVLKEPIPGNEFRPYREGDPIKSIHWKASAAAGELISRTPDTLELRKIALVLIAENKASGNSDPEFIKRRDYFLEFAVSAAYYYAQKGESIQILYPRGELKNIQVASLGSFSEFYEDIAKGPFYNRESDMEKLAKESESMAENEQDSIIITVRESEYGTEHFLEIRNGNN
- a CDS encoding AAA family ATPase, encoding MDKITALSDNMKKRLIGKDDVIRKVITVLLAGGHVLLEDVPGVGKTSLARALADSLSCSFSRIQCTPDTMPSDITGLSVYHMDKGEFEVLPGPIVNQIVLADEINRTSPKTQASLLEAMEERQVTIDGNTIPIPEPFIVIGTQNPMEMTGTYPLPEAQLDRFMMKLSVGYPSKESSVQIADDFLQGVLHQKTEAVLSAEDIISMREEVSKVEIHKDLVDYAVSVVEETRKHHSVKCGASPRALLDLLRASQARAYIDDRDYCVPLDILETAKDVLPHRLILSAEARMNKMTQETVMLQILNNHPVPQ
- a CDS encoding transglutaminase-like domain-containing protein encodes the protein MSRTVSLSQSEKVNTEQNIFWKSETAITRILLFATAVLLWNPAFGGILLGSYCLFEVMLLLGRLSVGDGFIIGAQIVITGLLFMFFHELPMMDAAYYEETGKSMLGAIGTIVAAALVAYLVLHALSRIKILIAALIIAEDAFIVWQSVYGYQVFKLAIAMALVLTLVMLWRFSLITQGNSSIFIRYRWLVFFILLEIPVYFIPVSDNPIDWSFVSRIGYRIQDGFETLAENTGYYLSGLGEGSVYQSGYSGLGAAPGSITGNDREEIYVSTKGTMDSLYLTGKIMTDNPEDIAEDIKGRKILDFLYALYSHDVTREEAKCYGKIENLSIELGYLRTRDVIRPENTLRIDYGKQDELDDTGTTFKRTHKKDDIYNTAYLNVDYGSRYLEKIMEKPVNIKWPTYSEMEDYCSILYDYQLSRSISERDYNKWISEKRDNSEYLKIGDMVTPRMRELAEKITGNAESDYEACRAVEAYLRQYKYSTNVDNSYDNYVDAFLFETGKGYCVHFANAMVQLLRISGIPARCVEGYCYAFPNTRTGTFAITGDRAHVWVEAYLEGIGWVPFEPTAVRRTSIDTGWNITMPEAESTIEDSEEAVEKKEDEFYIPEIPEEAEEAIDDEAAGAGEGEIHFIDVRVIAKTMGTILLGLILYVVLMVIAVILIRKLRYRAAPLSGKLEKNMKDILWLMNREFLGPGEMANVLEDYLQYLPEGEMVEGDRLDIKNLRELSGHIFKVYYRQRFAGRDATGIEVRDAEYLRKHLIARYIKNMRPWKKM